One window from the genome of Lysobacter helvus encodes:
- a CDS encoding diguanylate cyclase: protein MRDGQGDWAGAWQRATGFCLFAALLLSPLLAAAVAQRPAPSRIPEGEALHVPASRIPVRIRLAVPTAADSGASLWVQRAPVDEVWIEQGAWRSASQGFFKPEAEGPAFPSGFVFDLPADANKTGIDLLVRSRAPVTLRPQVRTDTVVAQARERWAVMSGATYAGLLMLAIVALSLFAAVRDRVYLSLLAFGASALAWLAALSGHAYAWPWASWIALWGVQGIWALAMLHCAAAAWLAQHYAALADTSPKLARLGDSLRFATLGLAAVALVRLDALVPILDWAVLIAGALTLAYGVAATFIAVRHRIWNSPSVFTIVLVLAGACLLRAWAPMVLSGFWVRSGMQLALLACVLLVTIGMIGRIAHVRDERDRERLARGDSERRLEREAARVDLVQQLQRRLRELPPGDLEWAAFRSVFERLLPLLQLESAALVAYGFHGFDLLLAEPISSKPHYTDLLSSRLGMMKGLARTQAPVQLQLGNGDALHLSHAVVPLPIRAPGWGVLLLRRADGSSFSDEELALVTDFGRLAVQHADEAAAALTLRKSAELDALTGTFNRRTIDLWLSRCFSEAHREDGLLSVLFVDIDHFKSINDTHGHAAGDACLRQISEVLRRQLQPSDLLGRYGGEEFVIVLPGRNGDDARQLGERIRAAVELVRLEYEDKPIRLTVSVGVATRLARESDPAAAVSRADQALYAAKRSGRNRVNVAPAVFT, encoded by the coding sequence ATGCGGGACGGCCAGGGGGACTGGGCGGGCGCATGGCAACGGGCGACGGGGTTCTGCCTCTTCGCCGCGCTGCTGCTCTCGCCGTTGCTGGCCGCTGCCGTGGCGCAGCGGCCGGCGCCGTCCCGCATTCCGGAGGGGGAAGCCCTCCACGTCCCCGCCTCGCGGATCCCGGTGCGCATCCGCCTGGCGGTGCCGACCGCGGCCGATTCCGGCGCCTCGTTGTGGGTGCAACGCGCCCCGGTCGACGAGGTGTGGATCGAACAGGGGGCCTGGCGCTCGGCCTCGCAAGGCTTCTTCAAGCCCGAGGCCGAGGGCCCGGCGTTTCCCTCCGGCTTCGTCTTCGACCTCCCGGCCGACGCCAACAAGACCGGCATCGACCTGCTGGTGCGCTCCCGCGCCCCGGTGACCCTGCGTCCGCAGGTGCGCACCGACACCGTGGTGGCGCAGGCGCGCGAGCGCTGGGCGGTGATGTCGGGGGCGACCTACGCCGGGCTGCTGATGCTGGCGATCGTGGCGCTGTCGTTGTTCGCGGCGGTGCGCGATCGCGTGTACCTGTCGTTGCTTGCCTTCGGGGCCAGCGCGCTGGCGTGGCTCGCCGCGCTCAGCGGGCATGCGTATGCGTGGCCATGGGCGTCGTGGATCGCGTTGTGGGGCGTGCAGGGGATCTGGGCCCTGGCGATGCTGCATTGCGCAGCGGCGGCCTGGCTCGCGCAGCATTACGCGGCCCTGGCCGATACCTCGCCGAAGCTGGCGCGGCTCGGCGATTCGTTGCGCTTCGCAACCCTTGGCCTGGCCGCGGTGGCGCTGGTGCGCCTCGACGCGCTGGTGCCGATCCTCGACTGGGCGGTGCTCATCGCCGGCGCGCTGACCCTGGCCTACGGCGTGGCGGCCACGTTCATCGCGGTGCGCCATCGCATCTGGAACAGCCCGTCGGTGTTCACCATCGTGCTGGTGCTCGCCGGCGCGTGCCTGCTGCGCGCGTGGGCGCCGATGGTGCTGTCGGGGTTCTGGGTGCGCTCGGGGATGCAGCTCGCGCTGCTGGCGTGCGTGCTGCTGGTGACGATCGGGATGATCGGGCGCATCGCGCACGTGCGCGACGAACGCGACCGCGAACGCCTCGCGCGCGGCGACAGCGAACGCCGCCTGGAACGCGAAGCGGCGCGCGTGGACCTGGTGCAGCAACTCCAGCGCCGCCTGCGCGAACTGCCGCCCGGCGACCTGGAATGGGCCGCGTTCCGCAGCGTGTTCGAACGCCTGCTGCCGCTGCTGCAACTGGAATCGGCGGCGCTGGTGGCGTACGGCTTCCACGGCTTCGACCTGCTGCTCGCCGAACCGATTTCGAGCAAGCCGCATTACACGGACCTGCTGTCCTCGCGCCTGGGCATGATGAAAGGCCTGGCGCGCACGCAGGCGCCGGTGCAACTGCAACTCGGCAACGGCGATGCGCTGCACCTGTCGCACGCGGTGGTGCCGCTGCCGATCCGCGCGCCGGGCTGGGGCGTGTTGTTGCTGCGGCGCGCGGACGGCTCCAGCTTCAGCGATGAAGAACTGGCGCTGGTCACCGACTTCGGGCGCCTGGCCGTGCAGCACGCGGACGAAGCCGCCGCCGCGCTGACCCTGCGCAAGTCGGCGGAACTGGATGCGCTGACCGGCACGTTCAACCGGCGCACGATCGACCTGTGGTTGTCGCGGTGCTTCAGCGAAGCGCATCGCGAGGATGGGTTGCTGTCGGTGCTGTTCGTGGACATCGACCACTTCAAGTCGATCAACGACACGCACGGGCACGCCGCGGGCGATGCGTGCCTGCGGCAGATCTCGGAGGTGCTGCGTCGGCAGTTGCAGCCCTCGGACCTGCTGGGCCGTTACGGCGGCGAGGAATTCGTGATCGTGCTGCCCGGGCGCAACGGCGACGACGCGCGCCAGCTGGGCGAGCGCATCCGCGCGGCGGTGGAACTGGTGCGCCTGGAATACGAAGACAAGCCGATCCGCCTGACGGTGAGCGTGGGCGTGGCGACGCGGCTGGCGCGCGAAAGCGATCCGGCGGCCGCGGTGTCGCGCGCCGACCAAGCCTTGTACGCGGCCAAGCGCAGCGGCCGGAACCGGGTGAACGTGGCGCCGGCGGTGTTCACGTAG
- a CDS encoding LysR substrate-binding domain-containing protein produces MNLRDLRYFVALADHKHFGRAAAASFVSQPTLSTQIRKLEEELGVALVERAPRKVMLTPAGRDIAERARRIVGEVEQMREAARRSQDPEAGTVRLGLFPTLGPYLLPHVVPGIRARFPKLELLLVEEKSDVILSRLREGRLDAGLLALPIHDDQLHAEFLFEEPFLLAVPESHPFAKRDSLSIKDLADQRLLLLEDGHCLRDQALDVCQLAGAGEMRDFQATSLETLRQMVAADVGITLLPTLAVKPPVARSNDIHLLGFRDSHPSRQIAMVWRRSSAMAEFLQKLASVFRALPEELFTPTADFNKLPAPAAKAKKTGKRA; encoded by the coding sequence ATGAACCTCCGCGACCTCCGCTACTTCGTCGCCCTCGCCGACCACAAGCATTTCGGCCGCGCCGCCGCGGCCAGCTTCGTCAGCCAGCCCACCCTGTCCACGCAGATCCGCAAGCTCGAGGAAGAGTTGGGCGTCGCGCTGGTCGAACGGGCCCCGCGCAAGGTGATGCTCACCCCCGCCGGCCGCGACATCGCCGAACGCGCGCGCCGCATCGTCGGCGAGGTGGAACAGATGCGCGAAGCCGCGCGGCGTTCGCAGGATCCCGAAGCCGGCACCGTGCGCCTGGGCCTGTTCCCCACGCTCGGCCCGTACCTGTTGCCGCATGTCGTGCCCGGCATCCGCGCGCGTTTCCCGAAGCTCGAGTTGCTGCTGGTCGAGGAAAAGAGCGACGTCATCCTGTCGCGCCTGCGCGAAGGCAGGCTCGACGCCGGCCTGCTCGCGCTGCCGATCCACGACGACCAGCTGCACGCCGAATTCCTGTTCGAAGAACCCTTCCTGCTTGCCGTACCCGAATCGCATCCCTTCGCGAAGCGCGATTCGCTGTCGATCAAGGACCTGGCCGACCAGCGCCTGCTGCTGCTGGAAGACGGCCACTGCCTGCGCGACCAGGCGCTCGACGTGTGCCAGCTCGCGGGCGCCGGCGAAATGCGCGACTTCCAGGCAACGAGCCTGGAAACGCTGCGGCAGATGGTGGCGGCCGACGTCGGCATCACGCTGCTGCCGACGCTCGCGGTGAAGCCACCGGTCGCGCGCTCCAACGACATCCATCTGCTCGGCTTCCGTGATTCGCATCCGAGCCGGCAGATCGCGATGGTGTGGCGGCGCAGTTCGGCGATGGCGGAATTCCTGCAGAAACTCGCGAGCGTGTTCCGCGCGTTGCCGGAAGAACTGTTCACGCCGACGGCGGACTTCAACAAGCTCCCCGCGCCCGCCGCGAAGGCGAAGAAGACGGGCAAGCGCGCATGA
- a CDS encoding peroxiredoxin produces MLTVGDKFPQFNLKATVSNDLNNAFVDITNETYKGKWLVVFFYPKDFTFVCPTEITGFAKLDQAFKDRDAQLLTGSTDSEFVHHAWRTHHKDLNSLPFPMLADIKRELTSALGILGSDGVAQRATFIVDPNGEIQFVYVTAGSVGRNPEEVLRVLDALQTDELCPCNWHKGEQTLKVA; encoded by the coding sequence ATGCTGACCGTCGGCGACAAGTTTCCCCAGTTCAACCTCAAGGCCACCGTCTCGAACGACCTGAACAACGCGTTCGTCGACATCACCAACGAGACCTACAAGGGCAAGTGGCTCGTGGTGTTCTTCTATCCGAAGGACTTCACCTTCGTCTGCCCGACCGAGATCACCGGCTTCGCCAAGCTCGACCAGGCCTTCAAGGACCGCGACGCGCAGCTGCTGACCGGCTCGACCGACAGCGAGTTCGTGCACCACGCCTGGCGCACGCACCACAAGGACCTCAACAGCCTGCCGTTCCCGATGCTGGCCGACATCAAGCGCGAGCTCACCTCGGCGCTGGGCATCCTCGGCAGCGACGGCGTGGCGCAGCGCGCGACGTTCATCGTCGATCCGAACGGCGAGATCCAGTTCGTGTACGTGACCGCCGGTTCCGTCGGCCGCAACCCGGAGGAAGTGCTGCGCGTCCTCGATGCGCTGCAGACCGACGAGCTGTGCCCGTGCAACTGGCACAAGGGCGAGCAGACGTTGAAGGTCGCCTAA
- a CDS encoding glutamine--tRNA ligase/YqeY domain fusion protein, whose protein sequence is MQHSVPGDTVADDATPVRQDFIRQIVRDDLAAGRQQAIKTRFPPEPNGYLHIGHTRAIWTDFGIAAEFGGVCNLRLDDTNPAKEDPEYVAAIQDDVRWLGYDWHDLRHASDYFDVLYLAGEKLIKQGDAFVCDLTAEQVREYRGTLTEPGRNSPYRDRSVEENLDLFRRMRAGEFPDGARTLRAKIDMGSGNINLRDPALYRIKHVTHQNTGDAWPIYPMYDYAHSLSDAVEGITHSLCTLEFEDHRPLYDWCVDKVDLAHHPELVAPLQAKGLPFEASKPRQIEFSRLNINYTVMSKRKLMALVQENLVDGWDDPRMPSLQGIRRRGYTPGALKLFVSRLGLSKQNSMIDFSVLENTLREDLDAAAPRRMAVLSPLKFVLTNLPEGHEESLRFSNHPKDASFGERDIPFSRELWIERDDFAEVPPKGWKRLVPGGDVRLRGAGIVRCDEVIRDANGEIVELRGTLDPESRPGMAGADRKVKGTIHWVSAQHAVPAEVRLYDRLFSVADPDDDADGKTYRDHLNPASRTTVQGWVEPAAATAAPEQSFQFERIGYFVADRKDHRADKPVFNRSVTLRDTWSAGA, encoded by the coding sequence ATCCAGCACTCCGTTCCGGGCGACACCGTCGCCGACGACGCCACCCCCGTCCGGCAGGACTTCATCCGCCAGATCGTCCGCGACGATCTGGCCGCCGGCCGCCAGCAGGCGATCAAGACGCGCTTCCCGCCGGAGCCCAACGGGTACCTCCATATCGGCCACACCCGGGCGATCTGGACCGACTTCGGCATCGCCGCGGAATTCGGCGGCGTGTGCAACCTGCGCCTGGACGACACCAACCCGGCGAAGGAAGACCCCGAATACGTCGCCGCCATCCAGGACGACGTGCGCTGGCTCGGCTACGACTGGCACGACCTGCGCCACGCCTCCGATTACTTCGACGTGCTGTACCTGGCCGGCGAAAAACTGATCAAGCAGGGCGACGCCTTCGTCTGCGACCTCACGGCCGAACAGGTGCGCGAGTACCGCGGCACGCTGACCGAGCCGGGCCGCAATTCGCCGTACCGCGATCGCAGCGTGGAGGAAAACCTGGACCTGTTCCGCCGCATGCGCGCGGGCGAGTTCCCGGACGGCGCGCGCACCCTGCGCGCCAAGATCGACATGGGCAGCGGCAACATCAACCTGCGCGACCCCGCGCTGTACCGCATCAAGCACGTCACGCACCAGAACACCGGCGATGCCTGGCCGATCTACCCGATGTACGACTACGCGCATTCGCTGAGCGACGCGGTCGAAGGCATCACGCATTCGCTGTGCACGCTGGAGTTCGAAGACCATCGCCCGCTGTACGACTGGTGCGTGGACAAGGTGGACCTGGCGCACCACCCGGAACTCGTTGCACCCCTGCAGGCCAAGGGTTTGCCGTTCGAAGCGAGCAAGCCGCGCCAGATCGAATTCTCGCGCCTCAACATCAACTACACGGTGATGAGCAAGCGCAAGCTGATGGCGCTGGTGCAGGAAAACCTGGTCGATGGCTGGGACGATCCGCGCATGCCGAGCCTGCAGGGCATCCGCCGCCGCGGCTACACGCCGGGTGCGCTGAAGTTGTTCGTCTCGCGCCTCGGCTTGTCGAAGCAGAACTCGATGATCGACTTCTCGGTGCTCGAGAACACGCTGCGCGAAGACCTCGACGCCGCCGCGCCGCGCCGCATGGCGGTGCTCTCGCCGCTGAAGTTCGTGCTCACCAATTTGCCGGAGGGTCACGAAGAATCGTTGCGCTTCTCCAACCATCCGAAGGATGCGTCCTTCGGCGAGCGCGACATCCCGTTCTCGCGCGAGTTGTGGATCGAGCGCGACGACTTCGCAGAAGTCCCGCCGAAGGGCTGGAAGCGCCTGGTCCCCGGCGGCGACGTGCGCCTGCGCGGCGCGGGCATCGTGCGCTGCGATGAAGTCATCAGGGACGCGAACGGCGAGATCGTCGAACTGCGCGGCACGCTCGATCCCGAGTCGCGCCCCGGCATGGCCGGCGCCGACCGCAAGGTGAAGGGCACGATCCACTGGGTCAGCGCGCAGCACGCGGTGCCGGCGGAAGTGCGCCTGTACGACCGCCTGTTCTCGGTGGCCGATCCCGACGACGACGCCGACGGCAAGACCTACCGCGACCACCTCAACCCGGCCTCCCGCACCACCGTGCAGGGCTGGGTGGAACCGGCCGCCGCGACCGCTGCGCCGGAGCAGAGCTTCCAGTTCGAGCGCATCGGGTATTTCGTGGCGGACCGCAAGGACCACCGCGCGGACAAGCCGGTTTTCAACCGCAGCGTGACGCTGCGCGACACATGGAGTGCAGGGGCATGA
- a CDS encoding EF-hand domain-containing protein produces MTSAFAQDASQTTPPADPQTQMPPTPPTPPTPPTPPVPPVPPVPPVPPTDMPPPPPPPPGAPMPPNPPSPPPMPPEAPPPGAPMPPMPPTPPTGEPTGTAMPPAANPTSVTSHAPDSISSNYHVDWSALDKNGDGNISRAEVKASGNADLMREFRVVDANHNGRLSKEEMKGWID; encoded by the coding sequence ATGACGTCCGCATTCGCGCAGGACGCCAGCCAGACCACGCCGCCGGCCGATCCGCAGACGCAGATGCCACCGACGCCCCCCACGCCGCCGACGCCGCCGACGCCGCCGGTCCCGCCGGTCCCGCCGGTCCCGCCGGTGCCGCCGACCGACATGCCGCCTCCGCCGCCCCCGCCGCCGGGCGCCCCGATGCCGCCCAATCCCCCGTCGCCGCCGCCGATGCCGCCGGAAGCCCCGCCCCCGGGTGCCCCGATGCCGCCCATGCCGCCGACGCCGCCGACGGGTGAACCCACCGGCACCGCGATGCCGCCGGCCGCTAATCCGACGAGCGTCACTTCGCACGCGCCGGACTCGATCTCGTCGAACTACCACGTCGACTGGTCGGCGCTCGACAAGAACGGCGACGGCAACATCAGCCGCGCGGAAGTGAAGGCCAGCGGCAACGCCGACCTGATGCGCGAATTCCGTGTCGTCGACGCCAACCACAACGGGCGCCTGTCGAAGGAAGAGATGAAGGGCTGGATCGACTGA
- a CDS encoding nucleoside deaminase: protein MLYAQVHLTLPAWVHDAVDTTRVYARDEDKVALAIDLSRRNIEANSGGPFGAAVFGPDDRVVAVGVNRVLPHSCSLAHAETMAYMLAQQRLQRARLNESAPGQGAGPMVLATSAQPCCQCYGATFWAGVDALLIGARAEDVMRLTEFDEGPLPADWVGELERRGIAVTRDLHRDAACDVLRTYGERGGTFY, encoded by the coding sequence ATGCTGTATGCGCAGGTCCACCTCACCCTGCCCGCGTGGGTGCACGACGCGGTCGACACCACGCGCGTGTATGCGCGCGACGAAGACAAGGTGGCGCTCGCGATCGACCTGTCGCGCCGCAACATCGAAGCGAACAGCGGCGGTCCGTTCGGCGCTGCGGTGTTCGGGCCGGACGATCGCGTGGTCGCGGTCGGCGTCAATCGCGTGCTGCCGCACAGCTGTTCGCTCGCGCACGCCGAAACGATGGCGTACATGCTCGCGCAGCAACGCCTGCAGCGCGCGCGCCTCAACGAATCCGCACCGGGCCAGGGCGCCGGCCCGATGGTGCTGGCCACCTCCGCGCAACCGTGCTGCCAGTGCTACGGCGCGACGTTCTGGGCGGGCGTGGATGCCTTGCTGATCGGCGCGCGCGCCGAAGACGTGATGCGCCTGACCGAATTCGACGAAGGCCCGCTGCCCGCCGACTGGGTGGGCGAACTGGAACGCCGCGGCATCGCGGTGACGCGCGACCTGCACCGCGACGCCGCGTGCGATGTCCTGCGCACGTACGGCGAGCGCGGCGGCACCTTCTATTGA
- a CDS encoding carboxymuconolactone decarboxylase family protein → MNLQDLRNALPDYAKDLKLNLDSVLSETGAAGLDAKQIRVIALACAIAARHAPLVAGIEGFAAEQLSPEEMNGARAAAAIMAMNNIYYRATHLIHNDEYGTMRAGLRMNVMSSPGVDKMTFELASLAVSAINGCGACMDSHERTLRQHDVSAQGVQSALKIAAVVHAVAVTLEQSAA, encoded by the coding sequence ATGAACCTGCAGGACTTGCGCAATGCGCTGCCCGACTACGCGAAGGACCTCAAGCTCAACCTCGACTCGGTGCTGAGCGAGACCGGCGCCGCGGGCCTGGATGCGAAGCAGATCCGCGTGATCGCGCTGGCCTGCGCGATCGCCGCGCGCCACGCCCCGCTGGTGGCCGGCATCGAAGGCTTCGCCGCCGAACAGCTGTCGCCGGAAGAAATGAACGGTGCGCGCGCCGCGGCCGCGATCATGGCGATGAACAACATCTATTACCGCGCCACGCACCTGATCCACAACGACGAATACGGCACGATGCGCGCCGGCCTGCGCATGAACGTGATGAGCAGCCCGGGCGTCGACAAGATGACGTTCGAACTGGCGTCGCTCGCGGTGTCGGCCATCAATGGCTGCGGCGCGTGCATGGATTCGCACGAGCGCACGCTGCGCCAGCACGACGTGAGCGCGCAGGGCGTGCAGAGCGCACTGAAGATCGCCGCCGTGGTGCATGCGGTGGCGGTGACGCTGGAGCAATCCGCGGCCTGA
- the rlmM gene encoding 23S rRNA (cytidine(2498)-2'-O)-methyltransferase RlmM, which translates to MSDARANGLLCYCRPGFEPELAAELGERAAQAGDAGWARAERNTGYVQFFSTQGHALAQLLPLQALIFARQKLRLLAELRDLDAKDRITPILAALFEQPAFGDLIVEHPDSDEARPLAGLARSFGNALRPALRKAGLLTASADPHLPRLHVCFLSGDHALLASGHPRDASPWPSGIPRLRTPPDAPSRSALKLEEALVVMLDPEERARLVQPGMRAADLGAAPGGWTWVLARNGVRVTAIDNGPLRQHVLDTGLVEHLRADGFQWSPPKPLDWMVCDMVESPKKVTARMAQWFREGWCRHAIFNLKLPMKKRWDETRECLAMFEEQAQRPLRVRARQLYHDREEITVLAMSTAH; encoded by the coding sequence GTGAGCGATGCCCGCGCCAACGGCCTGCTCTGCTACTGCCGGCCCGGCTTCGAACCCGAACTGGCGGCGGAACTCGGCGAACGTGCTGCGCAAGCAGGCGATGCGGGCTGGGCGCGCGCCGAACGCAACACCGGCTACGTGCAATTCTTCAGCACGCAGGGCCATGCGCTCGCGCAACTGCTGCCGCTGCAGGCGTTGATCTTCGCGCGCCAGAAACTGCGCCTGCTCGCCGAACTGCGCGACCTCGACGCGAAGGACCGCATCACGCCGATCCTCGCGGCGTTGTTCGAACAACCGGCGTTCGGCGACCTGATCGTCGAGCATCCCGATTCGGATGAAGCGCGTCCGCTCGCGGGGCTGGCGCGCAGCTTCGGCAATGCGTTGCGGCCTGCGTTGCGCAAGGCGGGTTTGCTGACAGCGAGCGCGGATCCGCACCTGCCGCGCCTGCACGTGTGTTTCCTTTCGGGCGACCACGCATTGCTGGCGAGCGGCCATCCGCGCGATGCGTCGCCGTGGCCGAGCGGCATCCCGCGCCTGCGCACGCCGCCGGATGCGCCGTCGCGCAGCGCGCTGAAGCTCGAGGAAGCGCTCGTCGTGATGCTCGATCCGGAAGAACGCGCGCGCCTGGTCCAGCCCGGCATGCGCGCCGCGGACCTCGGCGCCGCGCCGGGCGGCTGGACCTGGGTGCTCGCGCGCAACGGCGTGCGCGTCACCGCGATCGACAACGGCCCGCTGCGGCAGCACGTGCTCGATACGGGGCTGGTGGAACACCTGCGTGCCGATGGCTTCCAGTGGTCGCCGCCGAAGCCGCTCGACTGGATGGTGTGCGACATGGTCGAGTCGCCGAAGAAAGTCACCGCGCGCATGGCGCAGTGGTTCCGCGAAGGCTGGTGCCGCCACGCGATCTTCAACCTCAAGCTGCCGATGAAGAAGCGCTGGGACGAGACGCGCGAGTGCCTGGCGATGTTCGAGGAACAAGCGCAGCGTCCGCTGCGCGTGCGCGCCCGGCAGCTGTACCACGACCGTGAAGAGATCACGGTGCTCGCGATGTCGACGGCGCATTGA
- a CDS encoding DMT family transporter → MPEAARVHHDARGALATMLLGAVLISTSAVFVKWVHVGPTVSAFWRMALAAGMLLPFALRARWTGMSSRVALLVGVAAVFFALDLWMWHRSILYVGVGMATLLGNFQVFVLAAYGALVLRERGGWRLWVGLLLAIAGLALMLVPGWGGFDARFRVGIGFGLGTAAAYAGFLLCFRRAQALRGEAGNEALLWWMCVGTSLLLLPMALVGGEGLSPHGATDWASLLAYAFIAQVCGWLVIGRAMPRLSAGALGLCLLLQPLLAYVWDATLFGTRLDAAGMVGLALSLAGIFLGLTRGARREA, encoded by the coding sequence GTGCCTGAAGCCGCGCGCGTCCACCACGACGCACGGGGCGCGCTCGCCACGATGCTGCTCGGCGCGGTGCTGATCAGCACCTCGGCGGTGTTCGTGAAGTGGGTGCACGTCGGGCCGACGGTGTCGGCGTTCTGGCGCATGGCGCTGGCGGCGGGGATGTTGCTGCCGTTCGCGCTGCGCGCGCGCTGGACCGGGATGTCGTCGCGCGTGGCGCTGCTGGTCGGCGTGGCGGCGGTGTTCTTCGCGCTCGACCTGTGGATGTGGCACCGGAGCATCCTGTACGTCGGCGTGGGCATGGCCACGCTGCTTGGCAACTTCCAGGTATTCGTGCTCGCGGCCTACGGCGCGCTCGTGTTGCGCGAACGCGGCGGCTGGCGGTTGTGGGTCGGGTTGCTGCTCGCGATCGCGGGGCTGGCGCTGATGCTGGTGCCGGGGTGGGGCGGGTTCGATGCGCGCTTCCGCGTGGGCATCGGGTTCGGGCTGGGCACCGCGGCCGCGTATGCGGGGTTCCTGTTGTGTTTCCGGCGCGCGCAGGCCTTGCGCGGCGAAGCGGGGAACGAAGCGCTGCTGTGGTGGATGTGCGTGGGCACGTCGCTGCTCTTGTTGCCGATGGCGCTCGTGGGCGGCGAAGGCTTGTCGCCGCACGGCGCGACCGATTGGGCGTCGCTGCTGGCGTACGCGTTCATCGCGCAGGTGTGCGGCTGGCTGGTGATCGGGCGCGCGATGCCGCGCTTGTCCGCCGGGGCGCTCGGGTTGTGCCTGTTGCTGCAGCCGTTGCTGGCCTACGTGTGGGACGCGACGTTGTTCGGCACGCGGCTCGATGCGGCGGGCATGGTGGGATTGGCGTTGTCGCTGGCGGGCATCTTCCTGGGGCTGACGCGCGGGGCGCGCCGAGAAGCCTGA
- a CDS encoding glutathione S-transferase family protein → MLTLVIGNKNLSSWSLRPWLLLRHFGIPFQEVGVLLDTPEFLAQIAPWTPNGRVPALRDGDLMVWDSLAICEYINERYLDGRGWPADIAVRAHARAAVAEMHSGFAALRKQCPMNMRRTPDDYCWDAAADADIARVQQLWRDLRAWHGQGGDFLCGEFGIVDAMFAPVVSRFLSYGVPMDDTAQAFANAIQALPAWQAWRADADAEVEALENPDHARA, encoded by the coding sequence ATGCTCACCCTCGTCATCGGCAACAAGAATCTCTCCTCCTGGTCGCTGCGCCCCTGGCTGCTGCTGCGGCACTTCGGCATTCCGTTCCAGGAAGTGGGCGTGCTGCTGGATACGCCGGAGTTCCTGGCGCAGATCGCGCCGTGGACGCCGAATGGCCGCGTGCCGGCACTGCGCGACGGCGACCTGATGGTGTGGGACTCGCTCGCGATCTGCGAATACATCAACGAACGCTACCTCGACGGCCGCGGCTGGCCGGCGGACATCGCGGTGCGCGCGCACGCCCGCGCAGCGGTGGCGGAGATGCATTCGGGCTTCGCCGCGCTGCGCAAGCAGTGCCCGATGAACATGCGGCGCACGCCGGACGATTACTGCTGGGACGCGGCGGCCGACGCCGACATCGCCCGCGTCCAGCAACTCTGGCGCGACCTGCGCGCGTGGCACGGGCAGGGCGGCGATTTCCTGTGCGGCGAATTCGGTATCGTCGATGCGATGTTCGCGCCGGTGGTGTCGCGCTTCCTGTCCTACGGCGTGCCGATGGACGACACCGCGCAAGCCTTCGCGAATGCAATCCAGGCACTTCCGGCGTGGCAAGCCTGGCGCGCGGATGCGGACGCCGAAGTCGAAGCCCTGGAAAACCCGGACCACGCGCGTGCCTGA